The proteins below are encoded in one region of Mycobacterium pseudokansasii:
- a CDS encoding NUDIX domain-containing protein — protein sequence MAEHDFETISSEILHTGAIFALRRDRVRMPGDTTAVREVVEHYGAVGVVAVDDDGNIPLVYQYRHPFGRRLWELPAGLLDASGEPAHLTAARELQEEAGLQAASWQVLVDLDSTPGFSDESVRVYLATGLSEAAQPEAHHEEADMTVQWFPLEEAARKVFSGEIVNAIAVAGILAAQAVTGGLAQPRPVDSPWIDKPTAFMARKTAR from the coding sequence GTGGCTGAACACGACTTCGAGACGATATCGTCCGAAATCTTGCATACCGGAGCGATTTTCGCACTGCGCCGGGACCGGGTGCGAATGCCGGGTGACACCACCGCCGTCCGTGAAGTCGTCGAGCATTACGGCGCGGTCGGTGTCGTCGCGGTCGACGACGACGGCAACATCCCTTTGGTCTATCAATACCGCCACCCGTTCGGCCGGCGGCTGTGGGAGCTGCCGGCCGGATTGCTCGATGCGTCGGGGGAGCCGGCGCATCTCACTGCCGCCCGCGAGTTGCAGGAAGAGGCCGGTTTGCAGGCCGCCAGCTGGCAGGTGCTCGTCGACCTCGACTCCACGCCGGGCTTCAGCGACGAATCGGTGCGGGTATATCTGGCGACCGGGCTCAGCGAGGCGGCGCAACCCGAGGCACACCACGAAGAGGCCGACATGACGGTGCAGTGGTTTCCCCTCGAGGAGGCCGCGCGCAAGGTGTTCAGCGGCGAAATCGTCAATGCCATTGCGGTGGCCGGGATTTTGGCCGCACAGGCGGTAACCGGTGGGCTGGCCCAACCGCGTCCGGTGGACAGCCCCTGGATCGACAAGCCGACGGCCTTCATGGCGCGAAAGACCGCGCGGTGA
- the recN gene encoding DNA repair protein RecN: MLTEIRIESLGAISTATAEFDRGLTVLTGETGTGKTMVVTGLQLLGGARADPNRVRSGADRAVVEGRFVTTDLDDATVARLDEILDASGAQRDEDDSVIALRSVSGNGPSRAYLGGRSVPAKSLSGFTNELLALHGQNDQLRLLRPEEQRGALDRFAVSGPACERYRTLRDAWLSARRDLSDRRNRARELAQEADRLQFALHEIDTVDPQPGEDEALVADIVRLSELDTLREAASVARAALAGAPEDTFGVGATECLGRARAALESTDDAVLRALAEQIGEALTVIVDAAGELGNYVDELPADASALDAKLARQAQLRTLTRKYAADIDGVLRWARDSRDRLSQLDVSEEGLAALERRAEQLERELAQAAVDLSKIRRKAAKKLATEVTAELSALAMAAAEFTIGVTTDRAEQDDPVALTLPSGEPARAGADGIDHVEFGFAAHRAMTVLPLAKSASGGELSRVMLAIEVVLATSGKQAVGTTMVFDEVDAGVGGRAAVQIGRRLAKLARTHQVIVVTHLPQVAAYADVHLTVHGTGRDGASGVRRLNDEERVAELARMLAGLGESDSGRAHARELLDAAQNDEI, from the coding sequence GTGCTCACCGAGATCCGAATCGAGTCGCTGGGCGCCATCAGCACTGCGACCGCCGAGTTCGATCGCGGCCTGACCGTGCTCACCGGCGAGACCGGTACCGGCAAGACCATGGTGGTGACCGGGTTGCAGTTGCTGGGCGGTGCGCGGGCCGACCCGAACCGGGTGCGGTCCGGGGCCGATCGCGCCGTTGTCGAAGGCCGTTTCGTCACAACCGATCTCGACGATGCCACGGTCGCCAGGCTCGACGAGATCCTGGACGCCTCCGGGGCGCAGCGCGACGAGGACGACAGCGTGATCGCGTTGCGCTCGGTCAGCGGTAACGGGCCGTCGCGCGCTTACCTCGGCGGTCGCAGCGTGCCCGCCAAGTCGCTCAGTGGTTTCACCAACGAGCTACTGGCCCTGCATGGCCAAAATGACCAGTTGCGGTTGTTGCGACCGGAGGAACAACGTGGCGCGCTGGACCGCTTCGCGGTTAGCGGCCCCGCGTGCGAGCGCTATCGCACGTTGCGTGACGCGTGGCTGTCGGCGCGGCGGGACCTGTCTGACCGGCGTAACCGGGCGCGCGAGCTGGCCCAGGAGGCCGACCGGTTGCAGTTTGCCCTCCACGAGATCGACACGGTCGACCCGCAGCCGGGCGAGGACGAGGCGCTGGTCGCTGACATCGTGCGGCTCTCCGAGCTGGATACCCTGCGCGAAGCCGCGTCGGTGGCGCGCGCGGCGTTGGCCGGCGCGCCTGAGGACACGTTCGGCGTCGGTGCCACCGAATGTCTGGGTCGTGCCCGGGCGGCTCTGGAATCGACCGACGATGCCGTGCTGCGGGCGCTGGCCGAACAAATCGGCGAGGCGCTGACGGTGATTGTCGATGCGGCCGGGGAACTCGGCAACTATGTCGACGAGCTGCCGGCCGATGCCAGCGCTCTGGACGCCAAACTGGCCCGCCAAGCCCAACTGCGCACCCTGACGCGCAAGTACGCCGCCGATATCGACGGGGTGCTGCGGTGGGCGCGGGACTCCCGCGACCGGCTGAGCCAACTCGACGTCTCCGAAGAGGGCTTGGCGGCCCTGGAACGCCGCGCCGAGCAACTGGAGCGCGAATTAGCCCAAGCAGCAGTCGATCTGAGCAAGATTCGGCGCAAAGCGGCCAAGAAGTTGGCCACCGAGGTCACGGCGGAGCTGTCCGCCCTGGCAATGGCCGCCGCCGAGTTCACGATCGGCGTGACCACCGACCGGGCCGAGCAGGACGATCCCGTCGCGTTGACGTTGCCGTCGGGCGAGCCGGCCCGCGCCGGTGCCGACGGCATCGACCACGTCGAGTTCGGCTTCGCCGCGCACCGCGCCATGACCGTGCTGCCGCTGGCCAAGAGTGCATCCGGCGGCGAGTTGTCCCGGGTGATGCTGGCGATCGAGGTCGTGCTGGCCACTTCGGGAAAACAGGCAGTCGGCACCACGATGGTGTTCGACGAAGTCGACGCCGGGGTCGGCGGCAGGGCGGCCGTCCAGATCGGGCGACGCCTGGCGAAGCTGGCGCGAACCCACCAGGTCATCGTGGTCACCCACCTGCCCCAGGTGGCTGCCTATGCCGACGTGCATTTGACGGTGCACGGCACCGGACGCGACGGCGCCAGCGGGGTACGTCGGCTGAACGACGAGGAGCGGGTGGCTGAGCTGGCCAGGATGCTGGCCGGGCTGGGTGAGTCGGACAGCGGCCGCGCCCACGCCCGTGAGCTGCTCGACGCCGCGCAGAACGACGAGATCTAG
- a CDS encoding TlyA family RNA methyltransferase, producing MARRARVDVELVRRGLARSRHQAAELIEAGKVRIDGLPVVKPATAVAVSAALTVAADGARGWVSRGAHKLIGALEAFAIPVQGRRCLDAGASTGGFTEVLLDRGAAEVIAVDVGYGQLAWSLRSDPRVVVIERTNVRDLSPEAIGGPVDLIVADLSFISLGTVLPALIDCASSGADIVPMVKPQFEVGKGQVGPGGVVSDPQLRAHAVVAVSRRADELGWHTVGVAASPLPGPAGNVEYFLWLRAQTSRSLVGDQLAAAVQRVVEEGLQ from the coding sequence GTGGCACGGCGCGCCCGCGTTGACGTCGAGCTGGTGCGGCGCGGTCTTGCCCGGTCTCGTCACCAGGCTGCCGAATTGATCGAAGCCGGCAAGGTGCGCATCGACGGCCTGCCGGTGGTCAAGCCGGCCACCGCCGTGGCCGTCAGCGCGGCGTTGACCGTCGCGGCGGACGGCGCCCGCGGCTGGGTGTCGCGGGGAGCTCACAAACTCATCGGTGCGCTGGAGGCCTTCGCGATTCCCGTCCAGGGCCGGCGCTGCCTGGATGCGGGCGCGTCGACCGGCGGGTTCACCGAGGTGCTGCTGGACCGCGGTGCCGCCGAAGTGATTGCCGTCGATGTCGGCTACGGCCAGCTGGCCTGGTCGCTGCGTAGCGATCCGCGAGTGGTGGTCATCGAGCGGACCAATGTGCGTGACTTGTCGCCCGAGGCGATCGGCGGGCCCGTCGACCTGATCGTGGCCGACCTGTCTTTCATCTCGCTGGGCACGGTGTTGCCCGCGCTGATCGACTGTGCGTCATCCGGCGCAGATATCGTTCCCATGGTGAAGCCACAGTTCGAGGTGGGCAAGGGGCAGGTCGGTCCGGGCGGGGTGGTTTCGGACCCGCAGTTGCGCGCGCACGCGGTGGTGGCTGTCTCGCGGCGTGCGGACGAGCTGGGCTGGCACACCGTCGGCGTCGCCGCCAGCCCGCTGCCGGGGCCGGCGGGCAACGTCGAATACTTCCTGTGGTTGCGCGCACAGACCAGTCGCTCCCTGGTGGGTGACCAACTGGCGGCTGCGGTGCAGCGGGTGGTCGAAGAGGGCCTGCAGTGA
- a CDS encoding HAD-IIA family hydrolase, producing MKSLAQQYDCLLIDLDGTVFRGRRATDGAVQSLAEVTSRKLFVTNNASRSADEVAAHLRELGFDAAGSDVVTSAQSAARVLADQLPPGSPVLIVGTDALAAEVATVGLRPVRRWDDGPVAVVQGLSMTTGWPELAEAALAIRAGALWVAANVDPTLPTERGLLPGNGSLVAALRTATGAKPHVAGKPGPQLMADAVARGGCRAPLVIGDRLDTDIEGAHAAGLPSLMVLSGVNSARDAVFAPPRQRPTYLGHDLRCLHQDGELLAIGSQPGWRVDVADTTVTVSATGDQDGDDLSVVRAVASAVWDAHPDGRPVSIGAGDEAARDALRRWSLEHGD from the coding sequence GTGAAAAGTCTTGCGCAGCAGTATGATTGCCTGCTGATCGACCTGGACGGGACGGTATTTCGCGGCCGGCGGGCCACCGACGGCGCGGTTCAATCGCTGGCGGAGGTGACCAGCCGCAAACTGTTCGTCACCAACAACGCGTCGCGCAGCGCCGACGAGGTCGCGGCGCATCTGCGCGAACTCGGATTCGACGCCGCCGGCAGCGACGTCGTCACCAGCGCGCAGAGCGCCGCCCGGGTGCTGGCCGATCAGCTCCCCCCAGGTTCACCGGTGCTGATCGTGGGCACCGATGCGCTGGCCGCCGAGGTCGCCACGGTGGGGCTGCGTCCGGTGCGTCGCTGGGACGACGGACCGGTTGCCGTCGTTCAGGGCCTCTCGATGACCACCGGCTGGCCGGAACTGGCCGAGGCCGCACTGGCCATCCGCGCCGGCGCCCTGTGGGTGGCGGCCAACGTCGACCCCACCTTGCCCACCGAACGCGGCCTGCTGCCGGGCAACGGGTCACTGGTCGCGGCGCTGCGAACGGCCACCGGTGCCAAGCCGCACGTGGCCGGCAAGCCGGGTCCGCAATTGATGGCGGACGCCGTGGCCCGCGGCGGGTGCCGCGCGCCGCTGGTGATCGGCGACCGGCTCGACACCGACATCGAAGGCGCTCACGCCGCCGGGTTGCCGAGCCTGATGGTGCTCAGTGGCGTCAACAGCGCGCGAGACGCGGTGTTTGCGCCACCGCGGCAGCGTCCCACCTATCTAGGCCATGATCTGCGCTGCCTGCATCAGGACGGCGAGCTGCTGGCGATAGGGTCACAGCCGGGCTGGCGAGTCGACGTCGCCGATACGACGGTGACGGTCAGCGCCACCGGTGACCAGGACGGGGACGACCTGTCGGTGGTACGTGCCGTCGCGAGCGCGGTGTGGGACGCGCATCCGGACGGACGGCCAGTCAGTATCGGGGCCGGCGACGAGGCGGCCCGCGACGCATTGCGTCGCTGGTCCCTGGAGCACGGTGACTAG
- the steA gene encoding putative cytokinetic ring protein SteA encodes MKMSALLSRNTARPGLVGTARVDRNIDRLLRRVCPGDIVVLDILDLDRITADALVEADVAAVVNASSSVSGRYPNLGPEVLVNNGVTLIDETGPEVFKKVKDGSKIRLYEGGLYSGDRRLVRGTERSDHDIADLMREAKSGLAAHLEAFAGNTIEFIKSESPLLIDGIGIPDIDVDMRRRHVVVVGEEPRAADDVKALKPFIKEYQPVLVGVGTGADVLRKAGYRPQLIVGDPDQISTEVLKCGAQVVLPADADGHAPGLERIQDLGVGAMTFPAAGSAIDLALLLADHHGAALLVTAGHTANIETFFDRTRAQSNPSTFLTRLRVGEKLVDAKAVATLYRNHISAGAIALLALTMLIAIIVVLWVSRTDGVVLHWIVDYWNRFSLWVQNLVT; translated from the coding sequence ATGAAGATGTCAGCACTTCTGTCTCGTAACACCGCCCGGCCAGGCCTGGTCGGCACCGCCCGCGTCGACCGGAACATCGACCGCCTGCTGCGCAGGGTCTGCCCCGGTGACATCGTGGTCCTCGACATCCTGGATCTGGACCGCATCACAGCGGACGCACTGGTGGAAGCTGACGTCGCCGCCGTCGTCAACGCATCGTCGTCGGTTTCGGGGCGCTACCCCAACCTGGGGCCCGAGGTATTGGTCAACAACGGGGTCACCCTGATTGACGAGACCGGACCCGAGGTCTTCAAGAAGGTCAAAGACGGCTCGAAGATCCGGTTGTACGAAGGCGGCCTGTATTCGGGCGACCGCCGGCTGGTCCGCGGTACCGAGCGCAGCGACCACGACATCGCCGACCTGATGCGGGAGGCCAAGAGCGGGCTGGCCGCCCACCTGGAGGCGTTCGCCGGCAATACGATCGAGTTCATCAAGAGCGAGAGCCCGCTGCTGATCGACGGAATCGGCATCCCCGACATCGACGTCGACATGCGCCGCCGGCACGTGGTCGTCGTCGGCGAAGAGCCCAGGGCCGCCGACGACGTGAAAGCCCTCAAACCGTTCATCAAGGAGTACCAGCCGGTGCTGGTCGGTGTCGGCACCGGCGCGGACGTGCTGCGTAAGGCCGGGTACCGTCCGCAGCTGATCGTCGGGGACCCCGACCAGATCAGCACCGAGGTGCTCAAGTGCGGCGCCCAGGTGGTGTTGCCCGCCGACGCCGACGGCCACGCGCCCGGGCTGGAGCGGATCCAGGACCTCGGTGTCGGGGCGATGACGTTCCCGGCCGCCGGATCGGCAATCGATCTGGCGTTGCTGCTCGCCGACCACCATGGTGCCGCATTGCTGGTCACCGCCGGCCACACCGCCAACATCGAGACGTTCTTCGACCGGACGCGGGCGCAAAGCAACCCGTCGACCTTCCTCACCAGGCTGCGGGTGGGGGAGAAGCTGGTGGACGCCAAGGCCGTCGCGACGTTGTACCGCAACCACATTTCGGCTGGCGCCATTGCGCTGTTGGCGTTGACGATGCTGATCGCCATCATCGTCGTCTTGTGGGTGTCACGCACCGATGGTGTGGTGCTGCACTGGATCGTCGACTACTGGAACCGCTTCTCGCTCTGGGTGCAGAACCTGGTGACCTGA
- the xerD gene encoding site-specific tyrosine recombinase XerD, with protein sequence MTTLTLDTQLQGYLDHLAIERGVAANTLSSYRRDLRRYTKHLEDRGITDLAAVGEDDVSDFLMALRRGDPESGATALSAVSAARALIAVRGLHRFAAAEGLAELDVARAVRPPAPGRRLPKSLTIDQVLALLEGAGGDNPADGPLTLRNRALLELLYSTGSRISEAVGLDVDDVDTQARSVLLRGKGGKQRLVPVGRPAVHALDAYLVRGRPDLARRGRGTAAIFLNVRGGRLSRQSAWQVLQDAAERAGITAGVSPHMLRHSFATHLLEGGADVRVVQELLGHASVTTTQIYTLVTVHALREVWAGAHPRAT encoded by the coding sequence GTGACGACACTGACGCTGGACACACAACTGCAGGGCTACCTTGACCATCTGGCGATCGAACGCGGCGTGGCGGCCAACACCCTGAGCTCGTACCGGCGGGACCTGCGCCGCTACACCAAGCACCTCGAAGACCGGGGAATCACCGACCTGGCCGCCGTCGGCGAGGACGACGTCAGCGACTTTCTGATGGCCCTGCGGCGCGGCGATCCCGAATCGGGGGCGACGGCGCTGTCGGCGGTGTCAGCGGCCCGGGCGCTGATCGCGGTGCGCGGGTTGCATCGGTTCGCGGCCGCCGAAGGCCTGGCCGAGCTTGATGTGGCGCGCGCGGTGCGCCCGCCGGCACCGGGCCGGCGGCTGCCCAAGAGTCTGACGATCGACCAGGTGCTGGCCCTGCTGGAAGGCGCCGGCGGCGACAACCCGGCCGACGGACCGCTGACCCTGCGCAACCGGGCGCTGCTGGAGCTGCTGTATTCCACCGGGTCGCGGATCTCCGAAGCCGTGGGTCTCGACGTCGACGACGTCGACACGCAAGCCCGGTCGGTGTTGTTGCGCGGCAAGGGCGGTAAACAACGGCTGGTGCCGGTGGGACGTCCGGCCGTGCACGCGCTGGACGCCTACCTGGTGCGCGGGCGCCCCGACCTGGCCCGCCGGGGTCGCGGCACGGCGGCCATCTTTCTCAACGTGCGCGGCGGCAGGTTGTCACGGCAAAGCGCATGGCAGGTGCTTCAGGATGCGGCCGAGCGTGCCGGCATCACCGCGGGTGTGTCGCCGCACATGTTGCGGCACTCGTTTGCCACCCACCTGCTCGAGGGCGGCGCCGATGTCCGGGTGGTGCAGGAATTGTTGGGTCATGCCTCGGTGACGACGACGCAGATCTATACGCTGGTCACCGTTCATGCATTGCGAGAGGTGTGGGCCGGAGCGCACCCCCGGGCGACTTGA
- a CDS encoding NAD kinase, protein MTSQQSTERTVLLVVHTGRDEATETARRVEKVLGDNNIGLRVLSAEAVNRGSLRLAPDDMRARGVQIEVVNADPHAADGCELVLVLGGDGTFLRAAELARNASIPVLGVNLGRIGFLAEAEAEAIDLVLEHVVARDYRVEDRLTLDVAVRHGGRVIDQGWALNEASLEKGPRLGVLGVVIEIDGRPVSAFGCDGVLVSTPTGSTAYAFSAGGPVLWPDLEAILVVPNNAHALFGRPMVTSPDANIAIEIEADGHDALVFCDGRREMLIPAGGRLEVTRCETPVRWARLDSAPFTDRLVTKFQLPVTGWRGK, encoded by the coding sequence GTGACGTCGCAGCAGAGCACCGAACGCACCGTCCTACTGGTGGTCCACACCGGGCGCGACGAGGCGACCGAAACCGCGCGCCGCGTCGAGAAAGTATTGGGCGACAACAATATTGGGCTGCGAGTACTTTCCGCCGAAGCGGTCAACCGCGGATCGCTGCGGCTGGCTCCCGACGACATGCGCGCCCGCGGCGTCCAGATCGAGGTGGTCAATGCCGACCCGCACGCTGCCGATGGCTGCGAGTTGGTGTTGGTACTCGGCGGTGACGGCACCTTCCTGCGGGCAGCCGAGCTGGCCCGCAACGCCAGCATTCCGGTGCTGGGTGTCAACCTGGGCCGCATCGGATTCCTGGCCGAAGCGGAGGCCGAGGCTATCGACCTGGTGCTCGAGCATGTGGTGGCACGGGACTACCGAGTGGAAGACCGGCTGACCCTCGATGTCGCGGTGCGCCACGGTGGCCGCGTCATCGACCAGGGCTGGGCGCTCAACGAAGCGAGCCTGGAAAAGGGCCCCCGGCTGGGCGTGCTGGGGGTGGTCATCGAAATCGACGGCCGCCCGGTGTCGGCTTTCGGCTGCGACGGGGTGCTGGTGTCGACGCCGACGGGGTCCACCGCCTATGCGTTCTCCGCGGGCGGCCCCGTGCTGTGGCCGGATCTCGAGGCGATCTTGGTGGTACCCAACAATGCTCACGCGTTGTTCGGCCGGCCGATGGTCACCAGTCCTGATGCCAACATCGCGATCGAGATAGAGGCCGACGGTCACGACGCCCTGGTGTTCTGCGACGGCCGCCGCGAAATGCTGATACCCGCCGGGGGGCGACTCGAGGTGACCCGTTGTGAGACACCGGTGCGATGGGCACGGTTGGACAGCGCGCCGTTCACCGACCGCCTGGTGACCAAGTTCCAGTTGCCGGTGACCGGCTGGCGCGGGAAGTAA
- a CDS encoding copper transporter, translated as MISLRQHAISLAAVFLALAIGVVLGSGFFSDTLLSSLRNEKRDLAAQITGLTDQRNALNEKLAAANTFDNQVLGRIVHDALAGKAVVIFRTPDANDDDVAMVSKIVGQAGGSVTGTVSLTQEFVEANSAEKLRSVVNSSILPAGTQLSTKLVDQGSQAGDLLGIALLSPVNPANPPAPPVDDAQRDTVLAALRETGFITYQPADHFAVANAGIVITGGGLPADAGNQGASVARFAAALAPHGSGIVLAGRDGSPTGSAAVAVTRADAGMAATVSTVDDVDAAPGRITAILALHDLINGGHPAHYGTGHRASSVTVPQ; from the coding sequence ATGATCTCGTTACGCCAACATGCGATTTCGCTGGCTGCCGTCTTCCTGGCGCTGGCGATCGGAGTCGTGCTCGGTTCGGGCTTCTTCTCCGATACGCTGCTGTCCAGCTTGCGTAACGAAAAGCGGGACCTGGCCGCCCAGATCACTGGACTCACCGACCAGCGCAACGCACTCAACGAAAAGCTCGCCGCGGCAAATACTTTCGATAACCAGGTGCTCGGGCGGATTGTGCACGACGCGTTGGCCGGCAAGGCGGTGGTGATCTTTCGGACCCCGGATGCCAACGACGACGACGTCGCCATGGTGTCGAAAATCGTCGGACAGGCCGGAGGTTCGGTCACCGGCACCGTGTCGCTGACGCAGGAGTTCGTCGAAGCCAACTCGGCGGAAAAGCTGCGCTCGGTGGTGAACTCGTCGATCCTGCCTGCCGGTACGCAGCTGAGCACCAAGCTCGTCGACCAAGGTTCCCAGGCCGGTGACCTGCTCGGGATCGCCCTGCTGAGTCCCGTCAACCCGGCCAACCCGCCGGCGCCCCCGGTCGACGACGCCCAGCGCGACACCGTGCTCGCGGCGCTGCGGGAGACCGGCTTCATCACCTATCAGCCCGCCGACCACTTCGCAGTGGCGAACGCGGGCATCGTCATCACCGGCGGGGGCCTGCCCGCAGATGCCGGCAACCAGGGGGCCAGCGTGGCGCGGTTCGCCGCTGCGCTGGCGCCGCACGGTTCCGGCATCGTGCTCGCCGGCCGGGATGGCTCGCCGACCGGCAGCGCGGCCGTCGCAGTCACCCGCGCCGATGCCGGTATGGCCGCCACCGTCAGCACCGTCGACGACGTCGACGCCGCGCCCGGCCGCATCACGGCGATCCTGGCCTTGCACGACTTGATCAACGGCGGTCACCCGGCCCACTACGGCACCGGTCACCGGGCTAGCTCGGTGACTGTTCCCCAATAG
- a CDS encoding CTP synthase, whose protein sequence is MRKHPQTVTKHLFVSGGVASSLGKGLTASSLGQLLTARGLQVTMQKLDPYLNVDPGTMNPFQHGEVFVTEDGAETDLDVGHYERFLDRDLSGSANVTTGQVYSTVIAKERRGEYLGDTVQVIPHITDEIKRRIMAMAEPTAQGRRPDVVITEIGGTVGDIESQPFLEAARQVRHDLGRENVFFLHVSLVPYLAPSGELKTKPTQHSVAALRSIGITPDALILRCDRDVPEALKNKIALMCDVDIDGVISTPDAPSIYDIPKVLHREELDAFVVRRLNLPFRDVDWTEWDDLLRRVHEPHESVRIALVGKYVELSDAYLSVIEALRAGGFKHRAKVEILWVGSDDCQTDGGVAAALGDVHGVLIPGGFGIRGIEGKIAAISYARARGLPVLGLCLGLQCIVIEAARSVGLSQANSAEFEPDTPDPVISTMADQQRIVAGEADLGGTMRLGAYPAVLEPDSIVAQAYQSTKVSERHRHRYEVNNAYRDPIARSGLRFSGTSPDGRLVEFVEYPRDQHPFLVGTQAHPELKSRPTRPHPLFVAFVRAAIDYKGGELLPVDIPEMSEPVSNGNERRNEHRDGVAQPLPEPATRG, encoded by the coding sequence TTGCGCAAGCATCCGCAAACTGTCACCAAGCACCTCTTCGTCAGCGGCGGGGTCGCATCTTCCCTCGGCAAGGGATTAACGGCGAGTAGCCTCGGCCAGCTGCTGACCGCCCGCGGGTTGCAGGTCACGATGCAGAAACTCGATCCGTACCTCAACGTCGACCCGGGCACCATGAACCCGTTCCAGCATGGCGAGGTTTTTGTCACCGAGGATGGCGCCGAGACCGATCTCGACGTCGGCCACTACGAGCGTTTTCTTGATCGCGACTTGTCCGGCTCGGCGAATGTCACTACGGGACAAGTGTATTCGACGGTGATCGCCAAAGAACGCCGTGGCGAGTACCTCGGTGACACCGTCCAGGTCATCCCTCATATCACCGACGAGATCAAACGGCGCATCATGGCGATGGCCGAACCCACTGCGCAGGGACGCCGTCCGGACGTGGTCATCACCGAAATCGGCGGCACCGTGGGCGATATCGAGTCGCAGCCGTTTCTGGAGGCGGCGCGCCAGGTGCGCCACGACCTGGGCCGGGAGAACGTCTTCTTTCTGCACGTGTCGCTGGTGCCTTACCTGGCCCCGTCGGGCGAGCTCAAGACCAAGCCGACGCAGCACTCGGTGGCCGCACTGCGCAGCATCGGCATCACTCCGGACGCGCTGATCCTGCGTTGCGACCGCGATGTCCCCGAAGCGCTGAAAAACAAGATAGCCCTGATGTGTGACGTCGATATCGACGGCGTGATTTCCACTCCGGACGCGCCCTCGATCTACGACATCCCCAAGGTGTTGCACCGCGAGGAACTGGACGCGTTCGTGGTCCGCCGGCTCAACCTGCCGTTCCGCGACGTCGACTGGACCGAATGGGACGACTTGTTGCGCAGGGTGCACGAACCGCACGAGTCGGTCCGAATCGCCTTGGTGGGCAAGTACGTTGAGTTATCCGACGCGTACCTGTCGGTGATCGAGGCGTTGCGGGCCGGCGGGTTCAAGCATCGGGCCAAGGTCGAGATCCTCTGGGTGGGTTCCGACGATTGCCAGACCGACGGCGGTGTCGCGGCGGCGCTGGGCGATGTCCATGGGGTGCTGATTCCAGGAGGGTTCGGCATCCGCGGCATCGAGGGCAAGATCGCTGCAATCTCGTACGCCCGGGCTCGGGGCTTGCCGGTGTTGGGCCTATGCCTGGGCCTGCAGTGCATCGTGATCGAGGCCGCCCGTTCGGTCGGTCTGAGCCAGGCCAATTCGGCCGAATTCGAACCCGACACCCCAGATCCGGTTATCTCCACGATGGCCGACCAGCAGCGCATCGTGGCCGGCGAGGCGGATTTGGGCGGCACCATGCGCCTGGGCGCCTACCCCGCGGTACTGGAGCCGGATTCCATTGTGGCGCAAGCCTATCAATCAACGAAGGTGTCCGAGCGGCACCGGCACCGCTACGAGGTCAACAATGCCTACCGGGATCCGATCGCCCGAAGCGGCCTGCGGTTTTCCGGGACCTCACCCGACGGTCGCTTGGTCGAGTTCGTCGAATACCCGCGTGACCAGCACCCCTTCCTGGTCGGCACCCAGGCTCACCCCGAGTTGAAGAGCCGGCCCACCCGCCCGCATCCGCTGTTCGTCGCATTCGTCCGAGCCGCGATCGACTACAAGGGAGGCGAGCTGCTGCCCGTCGACATCCCCGAGATGTCGGAGCCCGTGTCGAACGGAAACGAGCGGCGAAACGAGCATCGAGACGGCGTCGCGCAGCCGCTACCTGAACCCGCGACTCGTGGCTGA